Genomic DNA from Dehalogenimonas lykanthroporepellens BL-DC-9:
GTTCAGCGAGAAGACCATTCTCAATCTCGGCCACGCTTATCAACAGGCGACCGACTGGCATCTGCGCCGCCCGAGCGCCGTCTAACCCGTCTTTCCGTCACTTCCAGATCCTTCAGGTGGGTCAGGATATGCCTGGAGACAATTTCCAGGTGCTCCTCCGGCGTATAGCTCCGCGACCCTGCCCGGTAAGGAATCAGGGTTACTTTTTCGTCCAGAATATGACGACCGATGATTTCCTGAGCTGTTCTGAACCGAACCAGCAGTTCCTGTCTGCCGTCAGCCACGGCGACTCAACCGAAACTGCGAACGATGGCTTCAGCGTAGAAGCCGGCCCATTCGGCCTCCGGCGCCCGCAGTTGGCGCTCCTTTTCCAGCAGAGGCAGAAGGCAGGTCAGCTCGTCGGCAGACAGATTCACCGCCAGCTGGTCTGCCAGCTCCGGCGCCAGGCGCTCGGCATACCAGCGCGCCCAGTCAGGGTCGGCGCCGTTGACCATGATGAAGGCGCGATGATGAGCGTGACCAACGGCCCGCAGGGCTTCGGCAATTTTATCTTTTTTATTTTCCATGCCCCCCTATTATAAGACGGCGCGCCCGGTCATCAAACTTTATGGTTCCGGAACCCGGTTCCAGTTCTTTTGACCGATGGCCCACGGATGGGTATAATGCGGGCGTCCTCACGTAATTCGGGAAGGGAGGTGAAGAGCATGAACAGAGTGCCGTTCCATCGTCGCACCTGACGAAGCGCTCTTTCGGCGCGGGTACCGCGCCCAGGGATTGCTCTTGCCCCGTTCCCGCCCATTTCGGCCGGCTGACCAGTCGGCGTCCGATGACCCTCCAGCGGCGGCATGAAACCGCCGTTTTTTCGTCAGGCAAGCGGTAATCCCCTCGTGTCCGGTTAACAGCGTAATCAAAATTTAGAGAGGAAAACCGCAACAATGACTTTGACCGCAAACGAACAGATGTGGAAAGAAATGGGTATCGACCTGGAGTCCCACGGCCAACTGATGAACGCTCTGGGCCCCATTTACGGAGAAATCTACCTCAGCCAGCAGAACCGCCCCCAGGGAATGGGTTTTTATGATTTCGTCGTCGGCGATATCCACGGTATCCGGGTCAAGGAGCTCCGGGAGCATTCCAAAGATGGCGGCAAGGTGGTGGCCACCTACTGCGTCTTCGTCCCCGAGGAGTTCTGCTGGGCCGCCGGGGCCATTCCCGTCAGCCTGTGCGCCGGCACCCAGTTTTCAGTACCGGTTGCCGAAGAAGTACTGCCGCGCAACACCTGCGCCCTGATAAAATCATCCTACGGCTTCAAGCTGGGTCGATTGTGCCCGTACGTCCAGGCCAGCCATCTCATCGTCGGCGAAACCACCTGCGACGGCAAGAAGAAGATGTTCGAACTCCTGGCGGAACAACAGCCGGTTTATGTCATGGAAGTGCCCAACAAGCGCGGTACTGCCGGCCGGGCTTTGTGGCAACAGGAAGTCCGCGATTTCAAAGCCAAAATTGAGGAACTGACCGGCAACGAAATCACCGCCGAAAACCTCGGGGAGGCTATCAAAAAGGTCAACGCCCGTCGCCGCGAGTTCCGCCGGCTGTCCGTCCTGCGTTCCGCCGACCCGGCTCCGATATCCGGCAAGGACGCCCTGCTGGCCACCCAGGTATCGATGTATGACGATGTGGAACGCCAGACGCAGATGATCACCGCCCTCAATGACGAACTGGAAGAGCGGGTGAAAAAGGGAGAAGGCGTAGCACCCAAAGGCGCCAAACGCATCCTCATTTCCGGTTCACCGATGGCTATTCCCAACTGGAAACTGCATCACATCGCAGAGTCTGCCGGCGCGGTCATCGTCGGCGAAGAGTCCTGTACCGGTTCCCGTTTCTACAACGAACTGATACCGGAAGGCATCGGCTACCTGGAAGACATGCTGACGGCACTGGCCGACCGCTATCTGAAGACCAATTGCGCCTGCTTCACGCCCAACACAGAACGGCTGGACGACATCATCAAGATGGCCCGCGACCTGAAGGCCGACGGCGTCATCCACTACAACCTGCAGTTCTGCCACACCTACGCCAACGAAGCCGTTCAGGTAGACCGGGCGCTGGCCGAAGCCGGCATTCCCCTGCTGAGAGTGGAAACCGACTACTCCGATGAGGACGCCGGTCAGCTCAAGACGAGAATCGACGCCTTCCTGGAAATGCTATGAGCTTTCAGCTCACAAATTCCAAATCTCAAATCCCAAACAATATTAAAGTCTCAAAATATAAAACACTGAAAGGAAGTTGATACGTCAGTAATGAATTACAGGACGCCGAAAGAGCTTTCCGTTCCAAGGTGGCTGATATGCGGTTTGGCGTCATTCCGTAACGGAAATTACCAACCATGACCACCGCGGGGCTGGATGTGGGTTCGCGCACCATCAAACTGGTGCTGTTCGACAACGGCATCTTATCATCGGCGGTGACCGACAGCGGTTTGAAACCGCTGGAACGCTGTCGCCGTCTGTTGCACAATAAATCTTTCGATAAACTGACGGTCACCGGTTACGGCCGGGATCTGGTGGCGCCGGAGCTTTCCGGCGCCACCATCTCGGAAATATCCGCCCAGGCGGTGGCCGCCCGTTTCCTGTACCCCGATTCTGCCGGCGTCATCGACATCGGCGGCCAGGACTCCAAAGTCATCCGCCTGAACCCCGGTGGCGGGGTATCGAAGTTCGAGATGAACGACCGCTGTGCCGCCGGCACCGGCAAGTTTCTGGAGATAATGGCACGGGCGCTGGAATTGAGCATCGACGAATTCGCCCAAACAGCGCTGGACGCCGAACGGTCGGTAACGCTAAACTCACTCTGTACCGTTTTTGCCGAAAGCGAAGTGGTATCACTCATCAACAAGGGTGAAGACGCCCACGCCATCGCCCTGGGACTGCACCAGTCAGTAACGACCCGGGTGGCCGGCATGGCGCGCCGGGTTGGAGTAAGCGACAGGCTGGTATTCGCCGGCGGCGGCGCCCGGAATCCGTGCCTGCGCCGTTTGCTGGAAGAACGGCTGGGATTGAGCGTGACTGTACCTGAAGAACCACAGATTACCGCGGCGCTGGGCGCCGCCATCATCGCCGCCAGCGGCAAGAATCAAGGAGAACAGTAAATGTCCGAAATCATCGACGCCCGGGGCAAGCCCTGCCCCCAGCCGGTACTGCTGACCGGCCAGGCCCTGAAAAAGGCCGATGAAGTATCCATCATCGTGGACAACGAGACCGCCCGGCAGAACGTGGCCAAGTTCGCCCGGAGCCGGGGATGCGAAGTAAACGAAACCGCCCGGGAAGACGGCACCACTCTTAGGCTGACCCGCACCTCGGCCTGCGCGGTTGCCGACACAGCCCATACCGGCGGCAGTACCGTTATTTTCATCGGCGCCGACATCATCGGCCGAGGTGAAAACATCGAGCTGGGCAGGCTTTTGATGCAGAGTTTTCTCAATACCCTGCAGTCATTGCCCGACCGGCCGGAGAGCCTCATCTTCATGAACAACGGCGTCAAGCTGGTGGCCGAGGACTCTCACGTCCTGGGTGAACTGAAGCAACTGGCCGAAGCCGGGGTGGAACTGCTGGCCTGCGGCACCTGCCTGTCCCGCCTGGGGCTGTCCGACAAGATAGCCATCGGCCAGGTATCCAACATGTTCACCATCGCCGACGTCATGATGAAAGCCGGCAAGGTGGTCAGCCTCTGAGACATCACCCCTGACCGGGAAGCTCTTTCAGCGAAAATGCTATAATCCGGGAGAATAACCGCTCCGTTTGAGGGTAAGGAGCGGCATGTTGCAGTCCATACTCGAAAAAGCAAATACATCACCCTGATTGCGGTGTTTTCCCTGCTGGCGGCGGTACTCATCGCCTTCGCCCTGGGTCTGATACAGTCAGCCAGAATCCTGATAGACCTGTTTCCCAATTTCAGCATCAACGGCACCGACATCATCCCGTTAATAGAAATCATGGACATATTTCTCATCGCCACCGTCCTGCTGATTTTCGCCTTCGGCCTTTATGAGCTGTTTATCGGCAGTCTGAAACTGCCGGAATGGCTCATCATCAAGAACCTGCACGACCTGAAAGTTAAACTCAGCAGTATCGTCATCATGGTCATGGCTATCATATTCCTGAAACACCTGGTACTGTGGGAGGATCCCCAAGGGACGCTGTTCTTCGGTCTGGCGGTAGCAGTGGTGGCGGCGGTACTCATCGCCTTCAATACCGTCGGCGATAAGAAAAACTGATAGCCGTCAATCCGGACGGTTATTGAAGATGCACTGTATCTGAACGATAAGTTGGGGTAATTCCCCAGTAACCGTCTGCCATACCAGCGCTGGATTGTAATTGAAATAACCATGAACAAGGCGATTCCTCATCCCGGTTATCTTGTGCCAGGGGACTTCAGGGTGCTGTTCACGCAATTCAAGCGTTATCTGATTGGTGGCCTCTCCAATAACGACCAGTAACTGGACGAGGGCAAGTTGAAGCATTTCGTCTTTCAAATATTCCGGAAACACCTTTCCATCGACAAAGCCTACGGCCTTTTCCGATGCTTCAAGAATATGCTGAATACGGGCATTATCATCTGGCCTGGACAACGCGAACCTCCGAATTGGCCTCTACCTGGCGACGGAAGAGGGGATTTAGCTCAGACGGAGTTCTCAGGTCAACCTTCCTGTCCCCCAGTATCGCAGACAGCTCTGCCTGCAGTTCCTCCATTTTAAGTAAACCGGGCATATACTCCGGAAAGAACTCCACCAGTACGTCAATGTCAGAATCCGGCCGGAAATCGTCCCTGAGTACGGAGCCGAAAAAAGCCAGCCTGGAAATATGATTCCGACGGCAAAAGTCTTCTACCGCGTCTTGAGGCACAAAGATATTATTTTTCGTCCGGTAAGAGGCCTTCCCCGGCACAGCTGAAATTCCAAAACGATTACCGGCAAACAACTGTCTTAAACCGTCGTACATCGGTGACCCGGTATTAACCCGATAGTCTATGCGACGGTCCTGATACTGCCGGGTAATCAAGCCAGCGGCGACCAGGGCTTTCAACTCCCTCTGTAAAGCCCCAACGGACACACCGGTCAACCGGGCTATCTGGCGTAGATAAAATGTTTCTTCCGACCGGGATAACAACAAGCCCAGCACCAGGCGGCGCGTTTTGCCGAAAAGCGTACTCAGTGAATATGAAGAGTTTGTACTCATATTTAATACAATTGTACCCTGTTTCAATACATTGTCAAGTTTTATCGGTGATGCTGGCCAGAACGTCTATTAACTCTTATACTGTCGCCATGATATTTATAGCAGGTACTATCACCCATGGGTGAGCCGGTTATCGGTGAAGGCGGGCTGTTACCGGCGATACTGATCGGCCTGGGCTTGCTGACCGGAGTGTACGGGTCACTCATCGGCATCGGCGGCGCACTGCTCCTGGTGCCGGGCCTGCTGTTGCTGTATCCCGAAGCCGATCCGCTGACGATTACCGCTGTTTCACTGTCCATAATTCTGATAAACGCCGTAGCCGCCGCCGCGGCCTATCACCGCCAGGCGCGCACCGATTACCGCGCCGGATTTCTGCTGGCCGGAGCCACCATACCCGGCGTACTGGCCGGAGTCTGGACATTGCAATTCGTGTCTCGCGCCGATTTCACTCTGATATTCAGTTTGCTGATGATAGCACTATCTTTCCTCCTGATATTCAAGCGGAATCCGGCGCCGGCACCGGCAATCTCAGGGCGTCAGCCCTTCAACATTCCCCTGGGACTGGGCCTGAGCGGGAGTGCCGGTTATCTGGCAGGCCTGCTGGGCATCGGCGGTGGCATTATCCATGTACCGGCCATGACATACATCCTCCGCTTCCCGGCTCATATCGCGACGGCGACTTCCAGCTTCATCCTGATATTCACCGCCTTTGCCGGGGTAGTGATGCATATGGTGCAAAATAATTTCGGCGCTGACTGGGGTGTCATCCCGTGGCTGGCGGTCGGCGGGATCGCCGGGGCGCAGATCGGAAGCCGTTTGTCCCGCCGATTACAAGGCCAGACATTGATACGAATACTGGCGATATCGCTGGCGGCGGCCGGCATCAGGCTGATATTCGGCTAGGCAGACGCCGTTTTGCTCATGGTTTGGTGTCATCCTGCCGGACTTGTGTTAAAATTACCGGACAGAACCATCAGCGGGCGAGGCGTTGACCATGGCCGTTAATCCGATTAAAAAACCGAATACCAAGAAATCAGTTCCCGCGGCACCGGCGCTCGACATGGAGAGTCTTACCGCGAACGACTTCACCTGGGTCAATATCGAAAGCCCGAACGAACCGGCTATCACCTGGCTGGCCGAGCATTACCCGTTCCACCCGCTGGACCTGGACGACGTGCTGTCCAAACGCCAGCGTCCCAAGCTGGACGAATACCGCGACTATCTGTTCTTCGTCTTCCATTTCCCGGTTTACAACAAGACGGAGCGGGTGCTGATGCAGTCCCAGGTATCGGTCTTCATCGGCCAGGATTATCTGATAACCATTCATCCCGGCAACCTGAAACCCCTGTCCAAACTGTTCCGGGAGTGTGAAATAGATGTGGAATCCCGCCAGGAATACTTCGGCCACGGGCCGGGCTATCTGCTGTATCGTATTGTCGACCGGCTGGTGGACTACTGCCAGCCCATCGTCAGCAAGATACTGGATAACACCGACGATATCGAGGATGAGATATTCGCCAACTGCCGCGACAGCACGGTGCGGGAAATCTCGGCGCTCAGGCGGGATATCATTTCCTTCCGCCGCACCATCTGGCCGATGCGCACCGTTATCGCCGGGCTGGAGCCGAAACTGCGGAAATACACCGACCAGGATATGAGTGTTTATTTCGGCGATCTGGCCGACCATGTGGACAAAATCTGGGACGGGCTGGATGAAACCAAGGAAGTCATCGAGGGACTTTCGGCCACCTTCGACTCCATATCCTACAACCGTTACAATTATGGCATCCGGACGCTGACCATCTTCGCCACTATCACCCTGCCGGCTCTCATCGTGGCCAGCGTCTACGGTATGAACATCGACCTGCCGTTCCAGCATGACGACCATGCCTTTATCATCGTCTCCGGCATCACCCTGGGGCTGACGGCGCTGACGGCGCTGGTGCTGAGACAACTCAAAATCATTTAAAAAAGAAGGAATCCTTCCCTTGAAGATATCTTTCAGACTGCTGGTGGTGGCGGCGCTGTTCGTTACGTCGTTAATAACTGCCAACGTCATCGCCGTCAAGCTGATTGCCGTGGGCGGCACCGACATCGTCCTGCCGGCGGCGATACTGGTGTTCCCGCTGAGCTATATCATCGGCGATATCCTGACAGAGGTGTACGGCTTCGCCTGGGCCAGGCGGGTTATCTGGCTGGGGTTTTTATGTAATCTCATCTTCGTATTATTCGTCTGGCTGGGCGGCCT
This window encodes:
- a CDS encoding DNA polymerase beta domain protein region (PFAM: DNA polymerase beta domain protein region~KEGG: chl:Chy400_2264 DNA polymerase beta domain protein region), producing the protein MSTNSSYSLSTLFGKTRRLVLGLLLSRSEETFYLRQIARLTGVSVGALQRELKALVAAGLITRQYQDRRIDYRVNTGSPMYDGLRQLFAGNRFGISAVPGKASYRTKNNIFVPQDAVEDFCRRNHISRLAFFGSVLRDDFRPDSDIDVLVEFFPEYMPGLLKMEELQAELSAILGDRKVDLRTPSELNPLFRRQVEANSEVRVVQAR
- a CDS encoding Mg2 transporter protein CorA family protein (PFAM: Mg2 transporter protein CorA family protein~KEGG: deg:DehalGT_0364 Mg2 transporter protein CorA family protein), producing MAVNPIKKPNTKKSVPAAPALDMESLTANDFTWVNIESPNEPAITWLAEHYPFHPLDLDDVLSKRQRPKLDEYRDYLFFVFHFPVYNKTERVLMQSQVSVFIGQDYLITIHPGNLKPLSKLFRECEIDVESRQEYFGHGPGYLLYRIVDRLVDYCQPIVSKILDNTDDIEDEIFANCRDSTVREISALRRDIISFRRTIWPMRTVIAGLEPKLRKYTDQDMSVYFGDLADHVDKIWDGLDETKEVIEGLSATFDSISYNRYNYGIRTLTIFATITLPALIVASVYGMNIDLPFQHDDHAFIIVSGITLGLTALTALVLRQLKII
- a CDS encoding hypothetical protein (KEGG: lbc:LACBIDRAFT_312028 hypothetical protein), producing MADGRQELLVRFRTAQEIIGRHILDEKVTLIPYRAGSRSYTPEEHLEIVSRHILTHLKDLEVTERRVRRRSGGADASRSPVDKRGRD
- a CDS encoding selenium metabolism protein YedF (TIGRFAM: selenium metabolism protein YedF~KEGG: sat:SYN_01072 putative cytoplasmic protein), whose protein sequence is MSEIIDARGKPCPQPVLLTGQALKKADEVSIIVDNETARQNVAKFARSRGCEVNETAREDGTTLRLTRTSACAVADTAHTGGSTVIFIGADIIGRGENIELGRLLMQSFLNTLQSLPDRPESLIFMNNGVKLVAEDSHVLGELKQLAEAGVELLACGTCLSRLGLSDKIAIGQVSNMFTIADVMMKAGKVVSL
- a CDS encoding 2-hydroxyglutaryl-CoA dehydratase D-component (PFAM: 2-hydroxyglutaryl-CoA dehydratase D-component~KEGG: dba:Dbac_1927 2-hydroxyglutaryl-CoA dehydratase D-component), translated to MTLTANEQMWKEMGIDLESHGQLMNALGPIYGEIYLSQQNRPQGMGFYDFVVGDIHGIRVKELREHSKDGGKVVATYCVFVPEEFCWAAGAIPVSLCAGTQFSVPVAEEVLPRNTCALIKSSYGFKLGRLCPYVQASHLIVGETTCDGKKKMFELLAEQQPVYVMEVPNKRGTAGRALWQQEVRDFKAKIEELTGNEITAENLGEAIKKVNARRREFRRLSVLRSADPAPISGKDALLATQVSMYDDVERQTQMITALNDELEERVKKGEGVAPKGAKRILISGSPMAIPNWKLHHIAESAGAVIVGEESCTGSRFYNELIPEGIGYLEDMLTALADRYLKTNCACFTPNTERLDDIIKMARDLKADGVIHYNLQFCHTYANEAVQVDRALAEAGIPLLRVETDYSDEDAGQLKTRIDAFLEML
- a CDS encoding CoA-substrate-specific enzyme activase (KEGG: sat:SYN_00371 activator of D-2-hydroxyacyl-CoA dehydratase~TIGRFAM: CoA-substrate-specific enzyme activase~PFAM: ATPase BadF/BadG/BcrA/BcrD type), yielding MTTAGLDVGSRTIKLVLFDNGILSSAVTDSGLKPLERCRRLLHNKSFDKLTVTGYGRDLVAPELSGATISEISAQAVAARFLYPDSAGVIDIGGQDSKVIRLNPGGGVSKFEMNDRCAAGTGKFLEIMARALELSIDEFAQTALDAERSVTLNSLCTVFAESEVVSLINKGEDAHAIALGLHQSVTTRVAGMARRVGVSDRLVFAGGGARNPCLRRLLEERLGLSVTVPEEPQITAALGAAIIAASGKNQGEQ
- a CDS encoding protein of unknown function DUF81 (PFAM: protein of unknown function DUF81~KEGG: ttr:Tter_2357 protein of unknown function DUF81), coding for MGEPVIGEGGLLPAILIGLGLLTGVYGSLIGIGGALLLVPGLLLLYPEADPLTITAVSLSIILINAVAAAAAYHRQARTDYRAGFLLAGATIPGVLAGVWTLQFVSRADFTLIFSLLMIALSFLLIFKRNPAPAPAISGRQPFNIPLGLGLSGSAGYLAGLLGIGGGIIHVPAMTYILRFPAHIATATSSFILIFTAFAGVVMHMVQNNFGADWGVIPWLAVGGIAGAQIGSRLSRRLQGQTLIRILAISLAAAGIRLIFG
- a CDS encoding protein of unknown function DUF86 (PFAM: protein of unknown function DUF86~KEGG: cyc:PCC7424_0997 protein of unknown function DUF86); the protein is MSRPDDNARIQHILEASEKAVGFVDGKVFPEYLKDEMLQLALVQLLVVIGEATNQITLELREQHPEVPWHKITGMRNRLVHGYFNYNPALVWQTVTGELPQLIVQIQCIFNNRPD
- a CDS encoding conserved hypothetical protein (PFAM: conserved hypothetical protein~KEGG: dev:DhcVS_1409 hypothetical protein); translated protein: MFSLLAAVLIAFALGLIQSARILIDLFPNFSINGTDIIPLIEIMDIFLIATVLLIFAFGLYELFIGSLKLPEWLIIKNLHDLKVKLSSIVIMVMAIIFLKHLVLWEDPQGTLFFGLAVAVVAAVLIAFNTVGDKKN
- a CDS encoding hypothetical protein (KEGG: mjl:Mjls_3565 peptidase S9 prolyl oligopeptidase), whose amino-acid sequence is MENKKDKIAEALRAVGHAHHRAFIMVNGADPDWARWYAERLAPELADQLAVNLSADELTCLLPLLEKERQLRAPEAEWAGFYAEAIVRSFG